The following are encoded in a window of Flavobacterium sp. WC2421 genomic DNA:
- a CDS encoding helix-turn-helix transcriptional regulator: protein MSTNKHAIIRYQTLDKCFRNTGRKYAIEDLIEECNKAIYEYSGNEEGIKKRQLYDDLRFMESEQGWNVELTKDKEGRRVFYRYQNPSFSISNQPLNETEANQLREALLTLDRFKGLPQYNWINELNTRLESTFNLKQQKEIIISFEQNEYLKGLEYIPELYNAILYKKVLNIEYKNFKTDTATTLSLHPYYLKQYNMRWFLFGKSNDYETITNLALDRIESIQETSQEYIETEIDFNEYFEDVVGVTVSNDEVQEIVIEANQSLVPYLKTKPIHGSQKIKEQDGKYFIHLNLIPNYELETLILSFGEKIRLIKPQFLVEKLEDRIDKMKNNY from the coding sequence ATGTCTACAAATAAACATGCTATTATCCGATACCAAACTTTAGATAAGTGCTTCCGTAATACTGGAAGAAAATACGCTATTGAAGATCTTATCGAAGAATGTAATAAAGCAATTTATGAGTATTCCGGAAATGAAGAAGGGATTAAAAAAAGACAACTCTATGATGATCTAAGATTCATGGAAAGTGAACAAGGTTGGAATGTTGAACTCACAAAAGACAAAGAAGGGAGAAGAGTTTTCTATAGGTATCAAAACCCTTCTTTTTCGATTTCAAACCAACCCTTGAATGAAACAGAAGCAAATCAATTAAGGGAAGCATTGTTAACATTAGACCGCTTCAAAGGATTACCACAATACAATTGGATCAATGAGCTAAATACAAGATTAGAATCTACATTTAACTTGAAACAACAAAAGGAGATTATTATCAGTTTTGAACAAAATGAATACTTGAAGGGATTGGAATACATTCCGGAACTTTATAATGCAATTCTTTATAAAAAGGTTTTAAATATTGAATATAAGAATTTCAAAACAGATACTGCTACTACCCTTTCCCTACATCCCTATTATTTAAAGCAATATAATATGCGTTGGTTTTTATTTGGGAAGTCCAATGATTATGAAACTATAACAAATTTAGCTTTAGACAGAATAGAAAGTATACAAGAAACTTCTCAGGAATATATAGAGACTGAAATCGACTTTAATGAATATTTCGAAGATGTTGTGGGAGTTACTGTATCAAATGATGAAGTCCAAGAGATCGTAATTGAAGCTAACCAGTCTCTGGTCCCTTACTTAAAAACCAAACCTATTCACGGCTCACAGAAAATTAAAGAACAAGATGGTAAGTATTTCATTCACTTAAACCTAATACCAAACTATGAGTTGGAAACATTGATTTTGTCTTTTGGAGAAAAAATCAGACTAATTAAACCACAATTTTTAGTTGAAAAACTAGAAGATAGAATCGATAAAATGAAAAATAATTATTAA
- a CDS encoding 50S ribosomal protein L25/general stress protein Ctc, with translation MKSITIKGSERESVGKVATKALRNAGAVPCVLYGGDQPVHFSAEEKAFKSLVYTPNAHTVVIELGKGKSFNAILQDIQVHPVSDKILHIDFFQIFEDKEITIEVPVKIIGNSKGVMAGGDLRLNNRKLKVRALPKNLPDFVEADITPLNMGNKLYVTKVPSENFKIMHPDNTVICQVKISRAAMKAAQEAAKAAKAGPAKGKKK, from the coding sequence ATGAAATCGATTACAATTAAAGGATCAGAAAGAGAAAGCGTGGGAAAAGTTGCGACTAAAGCCTTACGTAATGCTGGAGCGGTTCCTTGCGTGTTATACGGAGGAGATCAACCAGTACATTTTTCAGCAGAAGAAAAAGCATTCAAAAGCTTGGTTTACACTCCAAACGCTCACACAGTTGTGATTGAACTTGGAAAAGGAAAATCATTCAATGCAATTCTTCAAGACATTCAGGTTCACCCTGTGTCTGACAAAATTTTACATATTGACTTCTTTCAAATTTTTGAAGACAAAGAAATCACTATTGAAGTTCCAGTTAAAATCATTGGTAACTCTAAAGGAGTTATGGCAGGTGGAGATTTACGTTTAAACAACCGTAAATTAAAAGTAAGAGCATTACCTAAAAATCTTCCTGATTTTGTTGAAGCTGACATTACACCACTTAACATGGGTAACAAATTATACGTTACTAAAGTGCCATCTGAAAACTTCAAAATCATGCACCCAGACAACACAGTAATTTGTCAAGTGAAGATTTCTCGTGCTGCTATGAAAGCGGCTCAAGAAGCTGCAAAAGCTGCAAAAGCAGGACCTGCAAAAGGAAAGAAAAAATAA
- a CDS encoding ribose-phosphate pyrophosphokinase, protein MSHLEPEAKIFACSQSVYLAEKISAEYGIPLGKVTMSHYSDGEFQPSYEESIRGLRVFIVCSTFPNSDNLMELLLMIDAAKRASARHITAVIPYFGWARQDRKDKPRVPIGAKLTAKLLETAGATRVMTMDLHADQIQGFFEKPVDHLFASTIFLPYVKSLGLDNLTIASPDMGGSKRAYAYSKFLESDVVICYKQRKEANIIDTMELIGEVKGKNVILVDDMIDTGGTLAKAADLMMEKGALSVRAICTHAILSGSAYEKIENSKLLELIVTDSIPLKKESKKIRVLSCAPLFAEVMHMVHHNNSISGKFIM, encoded by the coding sequence ATGTCACACCTAGAACCAGAAGCTAAAATTTTTGCTTGTTCACAAAGTGTCTATCTTGCTGAAAAAATTTCTGCAGAATACGGAATACCACTAGGAAAGGTTACCATGTCACATTATAGTGACGGTGAATTTCAACCTTCTTACGAAGAGTCTATCAGAGGGTTACGTGTGTTTATTGTTTGTTCTACATTCCCAAATTCAGATAATTTGATGGAATTATTACTAATGATAGATGCTGCAAAACGGGCTTCGGCTAGACATATAACTGCAGTAATTCCTTACTTTGGTTGGGCTAGACAAGATAGAAAAGACAAGCCAAGAGTTCCGATAGGAGCTAAACTAACAGCTAAGTTGCTAGAAACTGCTGGAGCAACAAGAGTAATGACCATGGATTTGCATGCAGATCAAATTCAAGGATTCTTTGAAAAACCAGTAGATCACCTTTTTGCCTCTACTATCTTTTTACCGTATGTAAAAAGTTTAGGATTGGACAATTTGACAATCGCTTCTCCTGATATGGGAGGTTCAAAAAGAGCGTATGCGTATTCTAAGTTTTTAGAATCGGATGTAGTTATTTGCTACAAACAAAGAAAAGAAGCCAATATTATCGACACCATGGAATTAATTGGTGAAGTAAAAGGTAAAAATGTAATCTTAGTAGATGACATGATTGATACCGGAGGAACTTTGGCGAAAGCCGCTGATTTAATGATGGAAAAAGGAGCATTGAGTGTAAGAGCAATATGTACACACGCCATCTTATCAGGAAGCGCCTACGAAAAAATAGAAAATTCTAAATTATTAGAATTAATTGTTACCGATTCTATTCCATTAAAGAAAGAATCAAAGAAAATAAGAGTGTTGAGTTGTGCCCCGCTTTTTGCTGAAGTTATGCACATGGTACATCATAACAATTCCATTAGCGGAAAATTTATTATGTAA